In Paraflavitalea devenefica, a single window of DNA contains:
- a CDS encoding SusC/RagA family TonB-linked outer membrane protein: MKKESTLKNGVKRLIVPALLLCFSFAAFSQKNEITVTGKVSSDSAVLQSVTVQLKGDPKRAVSTDQNGNYTIQVPASGTLVFSIVGYEQQEMPINGRSTVNVLMKSANNQLDGVIVVGFGGTQKKASAVSSITTINVKELKGPTGNLTNTLAGRIAGMISFQRSGEPGLGTDNSAFYIRGLSTFGTGKQDPLILIDGVESSTTDLARLQPDDIADFSVLKDAAAAAVYGARGANGVVLVNTRTGKDGPAKFYFRAENRVSTNTKNFKLADNITYMTLANEAALTRSPLAIQPYSQNKIEHTRAGDDPYLYPNNNWITQLIKKYTINQSYNMSITGGTSRARYYVAGTYNQDNGVLKVDPINNFNSNIKLKNYSIRTNINLNLSNSTEMIIRMYGQFDDYNGPVGGGTRTFNNALWSNPVMFPAVYPQSKLPYIEHPLFGSAQMVNAGGLTSTLYVNPYAEMVKGYTVYKTSNIQPQIEFKQNLNFITPGLSFRTMGYLRRYSYYSVDRSYNPFYYTAIIDPTTKGYSLQALNDGGPTSIGTVGTEYLGYSEGTKVVDSRFWLEGSLMYNHTFDKHTVGGSLIAVVSNYETGNAGSVTASLPQRNQTFSGRFTYGYDNRYLAEFDFGYNGTERFAKNKRFGFFPSVGIGYRISNEKFFEPLKDIIDDLKFRVTYGLVGNDQIGNINDRFFYLSNVNLNDGGFGASFGRNDGVSTYYRNGVSISRYANDDITWEESRSLNLGMDLKMFRDLSITVDVYKQWRSKILQPKSSIESAAGFAAIPASNYGKAETQGIDLALDYKHSLSRDVWINLRGTFTYATSKIKVTDEIKYPASIAYRSRVDHSISQAWGLIAERLFIDQKEVANSPVQYGDNGLLAGDIKYKDVNGDGVVNDDDMVPIGYPQQPEIIYGFGASMGYKRFDFSFYFQGAARSTFFINPANIQPFYQNGGYENNLLQVIADNHWSEDNRDIYAFWPRLSTWRVNPNNATSTWWMRSGDFLRLKSVDMGYTIPDIKALRLKGSRIYVSATNLFIISPFKLWDVEMGGNGLNYPVQSVYSLGVQLNF; encoded by the coding sequence ATGAAAAAAGAATCTACACTAAAAAACGGTGTAAAGCGACTCATTGTCCCCGCACTTCTTCTCTGTTTCTCCTTTGCGGCATTTTCCCAGAAAAACGAAATTACTGTAACTGGTAAAGTAAGCTCTGACTCGGCTGTCCTGCAAAGCGTTACCGTGCAGTTAAAAGGAGATCCTAAAAGAGCTGTAAGTACTGATCAAAACGGTAATTACACGATCCAGGTTCCTGCCAGCGGCACTCTTGTATTCTCTATAGTGGGTTACGAGCAGCAGGAAATGCCTATTAACGGCCGCAGTACGGTGAATGTGCTGATGAAGTCGGCCAACAACCAGTTGGATGGTGTGATCGTTGTCGGTTTTGGCGGCACCCAAAAGAAAGCCAGCGCCGTAAGTTCCATCACTACAATAAATGTGAAGGAACTGAAAGGGCCTACCGGGAACCTCACCAATACGCTGGCCGGCCGGATAGCGGGTATGATATCCTTTCAGCGAAGTGGCGAGCCGGGGTTAGGTACCGATAACTCTGCCTTTTACATCCGGGGCCTGTCCACCTTTGGTACGGGCAAGCAGGACCCGTTAATCCTGATAGACGGCGTTGAATCCTCTACTACTGATCTGGCCCGTTTGCAGCCCGATGATATAGCAGACTTCTCCGTTTTGAAAGACGCTGCCGCTGCTGCTGTATACGGCGCCCGGGGGGCCAACGGTGTAGTATTGGTGAATACCCGTACCGGCAAAGACGGGCCGGCTAAGTTTTATTTCAGGGCGGAAAACAGGGTTTCCACCAATACCAAAAACTTCAAGCTGGCGGATAATATTACTTATATGACCCTGGCCAATGAAGCTGCCCTCACCCGTTCGCCACTGGCCATACAGCCTTACTCACAGAACAAGATCGAGCACACCCGGGCCGGCGATGATCCTTACCTGTATCCCAACAACAACTGGATAACCCAGTTGATCAAAAAGTACACGATCAACCAGAGTTATAATATGAGTATTACCGGTGGCACCAGCCGCGCCCGGTATTATGTAGCAGGTACGTATAACCAGGATAATGGCGTGCTGAAAGTGGACCCGATCAACAATTTCAACAGTAATATCAAGCTGAAAAATTATTCCATCCGAACCAATATCAATCTGAACCTGAGCAATTCGACCGAGATGATCATCAGGATGTATGGCCAGTTTGATGATTATAATGGCCCTGTGGGGGGTGGCACCAGGACCTTCAATAATGCTTTATGGAGCAACCCGGTTATGTTCCCGGCCGTTTACCCGCAATCCAAGCTTCCGTATATTGAACATCCCCTGTTTGGTTCGGCCCAGATGGTCAATGCCGGCGGACTTACCAGCACCCTCTATGTCAACCCGTATGCCGAAATGGTAAAAGGCTATACGGTGTATAAAACATCCAATATTCAACCGCAGATCGAGTTTAAACAAAACCTGAATTTTATTACGCCGGGTTTGAGTTTCCGGACGATGGGTTACCTGAGAAGGTACTCTTATTATTCTGTGGACAGAAGTTATAACCCGTTCTACTATACTGCTATCATAGATCCTACTACAAAGGGGTACAGCCTGCAGGCGCTGAACGACGGTGGGCCTACCTCCATTGGTACGGTAGGTACAGAATACCTCGGCTATTCTGAAGGCACGAAAGTGGTAGACTCCCGGTTTTGGCTGGAAGGCTCGCTGATGTATAATCATACTTTTGATAAGCACACAGTGGGTGGCTCATTGATCGCTGTTGTATCTAATTACGAAACCGGTAATGCCGGTAGTGTTACGGCTTCCCTGCCACAGCGTAACCAAACCTTTTCCGGAAGATTTACCTACGGGTATGATAACCGGTACCTCGCCGAATTCGACTTTGGCTATAATGGCACCGAGCGTTTTGCCAAAAACAAACGTTTTGGGTTCTTCCCTTCCGTTGGCATAGGTTACCGCATCTCCAATGAAAAATTCTTTGAGCCGCTGAAAGATATTATTGACGACCTGAAGTTCAGGGTTACCTATGGGCTGGTGGGTAATGATCAGATTGGGAATATCAACGATCGCTTCTTCTACCTGTCGAACGTAAACCTCAATGATGGCGGTTTCGGTGCTTCATTTGGCCGCAATGATGGTGTGAGCACTTATTACCGGAACGGTGTTTCCATTTCCCGGTATGCCAATGATGATATTACCTGGGAAGAATCCCGCTCGTTGAACCTGGGTATGGACCTGAAGATGTTCCGTGATTTGAGCATCACGGTAGATGTATATAAGCAATGGCGGTCGAAGATATTGCAGCCCAAATCATCTATTGAATCTGCCGCAGGTTTTGCCGCTATCCCGGCCTCCAATTACGGAAAAGCAGAAACACAAGGGATAGACCTGGCGCTGGATTACAAGCATTCACTATCCAGAGACGTTTGGATCAACCTGCGGGGTACTTTTACTTATGCTACGAGCAAGATCAAGGTAACAGATGAAATAAAATACCCGGCCAGCATTGCTTACCGGTCCAGGGTAGACCATTCTATTAGCCAGGCTTGGGGGCTGATCGCAGAGCGCCTGTTTATTGATCAGAAAGAAGTAGCCAACTCACCCGTACAGTACGGCGATAATGGTCTGCTGGCGGGTGATATTAAATACAAGGACGTAAACGGTGATGGCGTAGTGAATGATGATGATATGGTACCGATCGGCTATCCGCAGCAACCGGAAATTATTTATGGATTTGGCGCCTCTATGGGCTATAAGCGTTTCGATTTCAGTTTTTACTTCCAGGGTGCGGCCCGGTCCACTTTCTTTATCAATCCTGCCAATATACAGCCCTTCTACCAGAACGGCGGGTATGAGAACAATTTGCTGCAGGTGATTGCCGACAATCACTGGTCGGAAGATAACCGGGATATATATGCTTTCTGGCCCCGCCTCAGTACCTGGAGGGTTAACCCTAATAATGCCACCTCCACCTGGTGGATGCGCAGCGGTGATTTCCTGCGGCTGAAAAGTGTAGATATGGGGTACACCATTCCCGATATCAAAGCGCTGCGATTAAAAGGCTCCCGTATTTATGTGTCGGCTACGAATCTCTTTATCATCAGTCCTTTCAAATTGTGGGATGTGGAAATGGGCGGCAATGGCCTCAACTATCCTGTTCAGTCTGTTTACAGCCTGGGCGTGCAATTGAATTTCTGA
- a CDS encoding RagB/SusD family nutrient uptake outer membrane protein has translation MKNSRKKWKCSSLHFCMLLLVMTGCLSSCKKYLDVVPDNVSTIDNVFKLRVEAEKYLFTCYSYLPKNGDGWYNAALTGADEIWYPQNDQTHWHPAFRIAQGQQTVADPYFNEWQGNLKGNNGTFNYLKIWNAIRNCNILLENMRDLTKVPDITSTERSRWIGEGLFLKAYYHYYMLRMYGPIPLMNENVPVDADLTSSYVKRAPVDECVNAISDWLDSATVLLPERIINQNTELGRVTQPIALAVKAKLLVMAASPLFNGNPDYAGFTNKDGAALFNPTFDPNKWVKARDAVKAAIESAEANNFALYKYTNDVLGLSDATKTQLNVRNAITQRWGPECVWGLAQSYFVNESLCMPPTERGTNNNHGGQLQGVWAPPMKIVKLFYTANGVPIEEDKTLSFNNYDQLRTATVADRYNIEPGFTTARINFDREPRFYADLGFDGGIWYMKDGNATSSDIGTFYLKAKNSQRAGFGDFRNWSETGYFVKKLVSWESTTRGISAPVWRQYPWPEIRLADLYLLYAETENEVNGGSALAISYLDKVRERAGLKGIVESWTNYSNSPSKYASKEGLRAIIHRERTIELLFEGQRLWDLKRWKEAADELNKDITGWSIQGSTDNTYYKERFIYNQQFIAPRDYFWPIGNYDIRRNPLLVENPGW, from the coding sequence ATGAAAAATTCAAGGAAAAAATGGAAATGTAGCAGTCTTCACTTCTGTATGCTGCTATTGGTAATGACAGGGTGCCTGAGCTCCTGCAAGAAGTACCTCGATGTAGTGCCTGATAATGTATCCACCATTGATAATGTTTTCAAACTGCGTGTAGAAGCAGAAAAATACCTGTTCACCTGTTATTCGTACCTGCCCAAGAACGGAGACGGATGGTACAACGCGGCCCTTACAGGGGCCGATGAGATCTGGTACCCGCAAAACGATCAGACCCATTGGCACCCGGCTTTCCGGATAGCACAGGGGCAGCAAACCGTTGCCGATCCTTATTTTAACGAATGGCAGGGTAACCTGAAAGGAAATAACGGTACGTTCAACTACCTGAAGATCTGGAATGCCATACGCAACTGTAATATCCTACTGGAAAATATGCGTGACTTAACGAAGGTGCCTGACATTACATCTACCGAACGGTCACGCTGGATAGGCGAGGGGTTATTTCTCAAAGCCTATTATCACTATTATATGCTGCGCATGTATGGTCCTATTCCCCTTATGAATGAAAATGTACCGGTAGATGCCGACCTCACCAGTTCTTATGTAAAAAGGGCACCTGTAGATGAATGTGTAAATGCGATCTCCGATTGGCTCGACAGTGCCACTGTGCTGTTGCCTGAGCGTATTATCAATCAAAATACCGAACTGGGACGGGTTACCCAACCCATTGCTTTAGCCGTTAAGGCAAAATTATTGGTCATGGCTGCCAGTCCGCTATTCAATGGCAATCCTGATTATGCAGGCTTCACGAACAAAGATGGTGCGGCGCTTTTTAATCCCACTTTCGACCCCAACAAATGGGTGAAAGCCAGGGATGCCGTGAAAGCAGCTATTGAATCGGCTGAGGCAAATAATTTTGCTTTATATAAGTACACCAACGATGTATTGGGGCTGAGTGATGCCACTAAAACACAACTGAATGTTCGTAATGCCATCACGCAGCGCTGGGGACCGGAATGTGTGTGGGGCCTTGCTCAATCTTATTTTGTGAATGAGAGCCTGTGTATGCCTCCCACGGAAAGAGGCACCAATAATAATCATGGTGGCCAGTTGCAAGGCGTTTGGGCGCCACCCATGAAGATCGTCAAGTTATTTTATACGGCCAATGGTGTTCCCATCGAAGAAGATAAGACCCTTAGCTTTAACAATTACGATCAGTTGAGAACAGCTACTGTTGCCGACCGGTACAATATAGAACCCGGCTTCACCACCGCCCGTATCAATTTCGACCGGGAACCACGTTTTTACGCAGACCTGGGCTTCGATGGCGGCATTTGGTATATGAAAGATGGCAATGCCACCAGCAGTGATATCGGCACTTTTTACCTGAAAGCGAAGAATAGTCAACGCGCTGGTTTTGGAGATTTCAGGAACTGGAGTGAGACCGGGTATTTTGTCAAAAAGCTGGTGAGCTGGGAGTCTACCACACGTGGCATATCGGCCCCGGTATGGCGCCAATATCCCTGGCCCGAAATACGCCTGGCCGATCTGTATTTGCTGTATGCTGAAACAGAAAATGAGGTAAATGGCGGTTCTGCACTGGCCATTAGCTACCTGGATAAGGTAAGAGAGCGTGCAGGGCTGAAAGGCATCGTTGAATCCTGGACAAATTATTCCAACAGCCCGTCAAAGTATGCCAGCAAAGAAGGCTTACGGGCGATCATTCATCGCGAACGTACGATTGAGTTGCTGTTTGAAGGGCAGCGCCTGTGGGACCTGAAACGCTGGAAGGAAGCTGCTGATGAACTGAATAAGGATATCACCGGCTGGAGCATACAGGGCTCAACAGATAATACTTACTACAAGGAGCGCTTTATTTATAACCAGCAGTTTATTGCTCCGAGAGATTATTTCTGGCCTATCGGCAACTATGATATCCGCCGCAATCCCCTCCTGGTAGAAAACCCAGGCTGGTAA
- a CDS encoding two-component regulator propeller domain-containing protein codes for MTKYLTFGVLLFCLLFKQAAGHPFPIRHLGIDQGLSNNSVRCIYQDRNGFIWFGTYDGLNRYDGYDFKVFRKQLSDTNSLPHNYITAIGGDHHNNVWIGTSQGASLYNNLTGKISPGMFVPSGSQQKRPIYFYVNDIKADAAGNVFLGTNGGGLLVMHNGSKVAIQMPSPRNAKDNGDYEVASIVIDPQQRVWVFVRELGLCLYNPKINTVQVVNSDLTNVHCLEVDDQENIWIGTRTGLFKYNIPGRSFHKVAAPLTSRVINCLRFDRQRTLWIGTEVGVNVFHPATGKVDYILSGEKKNELAGYDVSFILEDNESRKWIGITKGGVDIIDPQSNGFATIARDLLNPNSLIDNFVSSFYEDEEQNLWIGSDNGGISVWNRRQNSFRNYRHIPGNNDSSINYAVSAFVKDKAGDLWIASFGSGIYKFNRLTKRFEHYKCINDQNGEEHKNVWLLYEDREGNLWAATYGRGLLFQLNRQSNRFEPFCQGRIDIFSLFEDHTGTLWAGTSYGLSIVVRQKKTFYFYETGKPVRAILEDKKGRLWIGTEGIGIVLFDPSRATIAKRFTEEDGLCNNSVLNILEDDQGQLWLSTFHGLSRFDPEKKTFKNYYQEDGLQSNQFAYNAALRLRSGELVFGGIKGFNVFNPAGLKTRNYNPPVLITGLRINNTPVGEGSKYITAVKADKIESLTIPFSEAVVSVDFAALEFSAPSKILYAWYLEGWDKDWNNKGTIRTANYTRLSEGDYILHIRATNAEAVWNPREVLLHIVVLPPWYRSWWAYAFYLLVLAGAIVLYQRYRANQTKLAFEVRLAKLNAAKERAERETEKLINDQEKEVNEKRLTFFTNISHEFRTPLTLIINPLKDMLSRQAAGENKADYDELNIVYRNSRRLLSLVDQLLLFRKTDTSADQLKITKLNLGRLCSEVYLAFVQQAKALKIAYHFECEKEDLEIYADREKMEIIVYNLVSNALKYTPGGGKVIISVTETDNNVVLMVSDSGYGIPKEVGDKLFERFYQVQATGVPSRPGFGIGLYLVRHFVERHQGNISYESELGKGTRFLVELQKGKAHFEEQTVFEETASVPLLSRELSAEELVIDSTPSGRNGEPEDLISEKHTVLLVDDDGQMRAYLDQTFSGKYTVYQAANGEVGVALAYKYLPDIIISDVKMPGLNGIDFCKKVKSDPSISHIPMILLTAESSPEKKLEGMEGGADDYMVKPFEKDLLMAKVANLLKNRTNLQQYFYNEITLRETPFKISEEYKAFLEKCITVVEKHLDDEKFSVKTLASELNISHSNLYKKVKSISGQTVTAFIRFIRLRKAAELLIHTNVNVNEAASEVGFTSPKYFREQFAKLFGMNPSEYIKRYRKPFGKSYHLNEE; via the coding sequence ATGACGAAATATTTGACCTTTGGGGTTTTGCTCTTCTGCCTTCTATTCAAGCAAGCCGCTGGTCATCCTTTTCCCATCCGGCACCTGGGCATTGACCAGGGGCTTTCCAATAATTCGGTAAGATGTATTTACCAGGACCGTAATGGTTTTATCTGGTTTGGCACTTATGATGGACTGAACCGGTATGATGGGTATGATTTTAAGGTATTCCGGAAACAATTATCGGACACTAATTCTTTACCGCATAATTACATCACCGCTATTGGCGGGGACCATCATAATAATGTCTGGATTGGTACCAGCCAGGGGGCCAGCCTTTATAATAACCTGACCGGAAAGATCTCGCCGGGAATGTTTGTTCCGTCTGGCAGCCAACAAAAGCGCCCCATTTATTTCTATGTAAATGATATTAAAGCGGATGCTGCCGGCAACGTTTTCCTGGGCACCAATGGTGGTGGGCTGCTGGTAATGCACAATGGCAGTAAGGTTGCCATTCAAATGCCTAGCCCCAGGAATGCAAAAGATAATGGCGATTATGAGGTGGCAAGTATTGTTATCGACCCGCAGCAACGGGTTTGGGTATTTGTGCGGGAGCTGGGTTTATGTCTTTACAACCCGAAAATCAATACGGTCCAGGTAGTCAATAGCGACCTTACCAATGTTCATTGTCTGGAAGTTGACGATCAGGAGAATATTTGGATAGGTACACGTACGGGGCTGTTTAAATATAATATCCCCGGCCGTTCATTCCACAAGGTTGCTGCACCGCTTACCTCCCGTGTTATCAACTGCCTGCGATTCGACCGGCAACGAACGCTCTGGATAGGGACAGAAGTTGGTGTCAATGTGTTTCATCCTGCAACAGGAAAGGTGGATTATATTTTATCAGGGGAAAAGAAAAATGAATTAGCCGGATATGATGTGTCCTTCATTTTGGAGGATAACGAATCCCGCAAATGGATAGGGATCACGAAAGGTGGCGTTGACATCATAGATCCTCAAAGCAACGGTTTTGCAACCATCGCGCGTGACCTGTTAAACCCCAATAGCCTGATTGATAATTTTGTTTCTTCTTTTTATGAAGATGAGGAACAAAACCTATGGATCGGTTCTGATAATGGCGGCATCAGCGTTTGGAACCGGCGGCAAAATAGTTTCAGGAATTACCGGCATATACCCGGTAATAATGATTCCTCCATTAATTATGCGGTTTCGGCTTTTGTGAAGGACAAGGCGGGTGATCTGTGGATTGCCTCTTTCGGAAGTGGGATTTATAAGTTCAACAGGTTAACGAAGCGATTTGAACATTATAAATGTATCAACGACCAAAACGGAGAAGAGCACAAAAATGTATGGTTGCTGTATGAAGACAGGGAAGGTAATTTATGGGCAGCTACTTATGGGCGGGGGCTGTTGTTCCAGTTAAACCGGCAAAGCAATCGCTTTGAACCTTTTTGCCAGGGACGCATCGATATATTTTCCCTGTTTGAAGACCATACCGGTACTTTATGGGCCGGCACTTCCTATGGCCTTTCTATAGTTGTCAGACAAAAGAAAACATTCTATTTCTACGAAACGGGCAAACCGGTAAGGGCTATACTGGAAGATAAAAAAGGCCGGTTATGGATCGGCACGGAAGGTATTGGCATCGTGCTGTTTGACCCGTCAAGAGCCACTATAGCGAAAAGGTTTACCGAGGAGGATGGTTTATGCAATAATTCCGTTTTAAATATACTGGAAGATGATCAGGGCCAGTTATGGCTCAGCACTTTTCATGGTCTTTCCAGGTTTGACCCGGAAAAAAAGACGTTTAAGAATTATTACCAGGAGGATGGCTTGCAAAGCAACCAGTTTGCCTATAATGCCGCCCTACGGCTCCGCTCCGGCGAGCTGGTTTTTGGTGGCATCAAGGGGTTCAATGTTTTCAATCCCGCCGGTTTGAAAACACGCAATTATAATCCGCCGGTTTTAATTACCGGGTTACGTATCAACAATACGCCGGTGGGGGAAGGGAGTAAGTACATTACGGCTGTTAAAGCGGATAAAATTGAGTCGCTGACCATTCCTTTTTCCGAAGCGGTCGTTTCTGTGGATTTTGCTGCACTGGAATTTTCGGCTCCAAGTAAGATTTTATATGCCTGGTACCTGGAGGGCTGGGACAAGGACTGGAACAATAAGGGTACTATCAGAACAGCCAATTATACCAGGCTTAGTGAAGGTGATTATATATTACATATCAGGGCCACCAATGCTGAAGCGGTATGGAATCCCAGGGAAGTCCTTTTGCATATTGTGGTATTACCACCCTGGTACAGAAGCTGGTGGGCTTATGCCTTTTACCTGCTGGTACTTGCGGGCGCCATTGTGCTTTACCAGCGGTACAGGGCTAACCAGACCAAACTGGCATTCGAAGTAAGACTTGCCAAATTGAATGCAGCCAAGGAAAGAGCAGAAAGGGAAACAGAGAAGCTGATCAATGACCAGGAAAAAGAGGTGAATGAAAAAAGGCTGACTTTCTTCACGAATATCTCCCATGAATTTCGAACGCCATTAACCTTAATTATTAATCCATTAAAGGATATGTTGAGCAGGCAGGCAGCCGGGGAAAATAAGGCAGACTACGATGAGCTCAACATCGTTTACCGCAATTCCCGCCGCTTGCTTAGCCTGGTGGACCAACTGCTGCTTTTTCGAAAGACCGATACCAGTGCAGACCAACTGAAGATTACAAAATTGAATCTTGGCCGTTTATGCTCGGAAGTTTACCTGGCCTTTGTTCAGCAGGCAAAGGCACTTAAAATAGCCTACCATTTTGAATGTGAAAAGGAGGACCTGGAAATTTATGCTGACCGGGAGAAAATGGAGATCATTGTCTATAACCTGGTTTCGAATGCTCTCAAATACACGCCGGGAGGCGGAAAAGTGATCATTTCTGTAACTGAAACGGACAATAATGTAGTATTGATGGTCTCAGACAGTGGTTATGGTATACCCAAAGAGGTGGGGGACAAGTTATTTGAAAGGTTTTACCAGGTGCAGGCAACAGGCGTACCCTCCAGGCCTGGGTTTGGCATTGGTCTTTACCTGGTGAGGCATTTTGTGGAGCGTCACCAAGGCAACATATCCTATGAGAGTGAGCTTGGAAAAGGGACCCGCTTCCTGGTGGAGCTGCAAAAGGGGAAGGCCCATTTTGAGGAACAAACTGTTTTTGAAGAAACGGCGTCAGTACCCCTGCTTTCCCGGGAATTAAGTGCGGAGGAACTGGTCATTGACAGTACTCCTTCCGGCAGGAATGGCGAACCGGAGGATTTGATAAGTGAGAAACATACGGTTTTATTGGTGGACGATGATGGACAGATGCGGGCCTATCTTGACCAGACCTTTTCCGGTAAATACACGGTTTACCAGGCAGCAAATGGTGAAGTGGGGGTGGCGCTGGCCTATAAGTATTTGCCTGATATTATTATTAGTGATGTTAAAATGCCAGGCTTAAATGGTATTGACTTCTGCAAAAAGGTAAAAAGTGACCCGTCTATCAGTCATATTCCTATGATATTATTAACGGCGGAGTCTTCCCCGGAGAAGAAGCTGGAAGGCATGGAAGGCGGTGCGGATGATTATATGGTGAAACCTTTTGAGAAAGACCTGCTGATGGCCAAAGTGGCCAATCTCTTAAAAAACCGCACTAATCTCCAACAATACTTTTACAATGAGATCACCCTCCGGGAAACGCCCTTTAAGATATCCGAGGAATACAAGGCATTCCTGGAGAAATGCATCACTGTAGTTGAAAAGCACCTGGACGATGAAAAATTTAGCGTTAAAACCCTGGCTTCGGAATTAAATATCAGCCACTCTAACCTATATAAAAAAGTAAAATCTATTTCCGGGCAGACGGTCACAGCCTTCATCCGTTTTATCAGGCTCCGTAAGGCAGCCGAATTGCTTATCCATACCAATGTCAATGTAAATGAAGCTGCTTCCGAAGTTGGCTTTACCAGTCCAAAATACTTCAGGGAGCAGTTTGCCAAATTGTTCGGCATGAACCCATCGGAATACATCAAAAGATACAGGAAACCTTTTGGGAAGTCCTACCATCTAAATGAAGAATAA
- a CDS encoding DUF4959 domain-containing protein, translated as MKLILKLSVLFIITALVVGSCGKQLESHQPVDNDPTVPAQVTGVTVVNGNGNATISYTVPKDSILSYVKAVYTITTGKEYAVTASYYNNTLVVEGFADTLEHEVKLYSVSRSEVMSAPVTIKIKPLVAPIWEVFRNMQVINAFGGYNLTAQNASKANISIIVTKPNVFNEYEADNDKSVFTNVDSILSKVRGLDTIEYRFGFFVKDRWGNKTDTVYKVIKPIYETELPKTNFSEFTLPGDAPQWNNGETAVRYIWDGRYGWPWTSFTSQPAGSTDPHMITFNTGALARISRVWIRPYPEGSAQGDRYYYLTTMKRFEIYGAANPSLSGALDNSWTLLGSFTVTKPSGLPYGTDDADDRATAIAGFSWEMDVAAPKVRYLRIRCLENFAGGTAQSINELRVYGDPR; from the coding sequence ATGAAGCTTATACTAAAATTATCTGTCCTGTTTATCATTACCGCACTGGTGGTTGGCTCGTGCGGCAAACAACTGGAATCACACCAGCCTGTGGACAACGATCCTACTGTACCCGCCCAGGTAACTGGTGTAACTGTTGTGAACGGCAATGGTAATGCAACGATTAGCTATACCGTGCCCAAAGATTCGATCCTGTCCTACGTGAAAGCGGTGTATACGATTACCACCGGAAAGGAATATGCTGTAACAGCTTCCTACTATAATAATACTTTGGTGGTAGAAGGTTTTGCAGATACGCTGGAGCATGAAGTGAAGTTGTATTCCGTGAGCAGGTCGGAGGTTATGTCGGCCCCCGTGACCATCAAGATCAAACCCCTGGTGGCGCCCATCTGGGAGGTGTTCCGCAATATGCAGGTCATCAATGCATTTGGCGGTTATAACCTTACTGCCCAAAATGCTTCCAAAGCCAATATCTCCATTATTGTAACAAAGCCGAATGTATTCAACGAGTATGAAGCAGATAATGATAAAAGTGTTTTCACCAATGTGGATAGCATCCTGTCAAAAGTACGTGGCCTCGATACCATTGAGTACCGCTTTGGCTTTTTTGTAAAAGACCGCTGGGGCAATAAAACCGATACGGTATATAAAGTGATCAAGCCGATATATGAAACAGAATTACCCAAGACAAATTTCTCTGAGTTTACCCTGCCGGGTGACGCCCCTCAGTGGAACAACGGCGAAACGGCTGTGCGCTATATCTGGGATGGCAGGTATGGCTGGCCCTGGACCAGTTTCACCAGCCAGCCAGCCGGTAGCACCGATCCGCACATGATTACCTTTAATACAGGAGCGCTTGCCAGGATCAGCCGGGTCTGGATACGGCCTTACCCGGAAGGTTCTGCGCAAGGAGACCGCTATTATTATCTTACTACCATGAAGCGTTTCGAAATTTATGGCGCTGCCAATCCATCGCTCAGTGGTGCATTGGATAATAGCTGGACGCTTCTCGGATCATTTACCGTAACAAAACCTTCGGGCCTTCCTTATGGCACGGATGATGCCGATGACCGGGCCACCGCCATCGCCGGATTTAGCTGGGAGATGGATGTAGCAGCGCCCAAAGTAAGGTACCTCCGGATCCGTTGTCTGGAAAACTTCGCCGGCGGCACCGCACAAAGCATCAATGAATTGAGAGTATATGGCGATCCCCGTTAA